The Cyclobacteriaceae bacterium genome includes a region encoding these proteins:
- a CDS encoding bleomycin resistance family protein, which yields MEKSNQEVVEHVWYMRPVFFVSDIQSAIAFYVDKLGFTKKWHEADGKGTVCQVDRGGCEIILCEDTTHNRRSRVFLELSRDGVDQLLKEVAEHSVPTKKVRWGYDVLQIEDPDGNELFVCLENLL from the coding sequence ATGGAAAAATCTAACCAGGAGGTTGTTGAACACGTGTGGTACATGCGCCCGGTCTTTTTTGTCTCGGACATACAAAGTGCAATAGCATTCTATGTTGACAAGCTTGGGTTCACAAAGAAATGGCATGAGGCAGATGGCAAGGGCACAGTGTGTCAGGTCGACCGTGGGGGTTGCGAGATCATTTTATGTGAGGACACTACTCACAACAGGCGATCTCGTGTTTTCCTTGAATTGTCCCGCGATGGAGTGGACCAACTGCTTAAAGAAGTTGCAGAGCATTCCGTTCCAACGAAGAAAGTCAGATGGGGATATGATGTACTTCAAATCGAAGACCCCGATGGCAACGAACTATTTGTTTGTCTGGAAAATCTTCTGTGA